A genomic stretch from Actinomycetota bacterium includes:
- a CDS encoding cupin domain-containing protein: MEMLPREPTVKGPAERFTGDVWFDVIAKGEEPSRMRVNTVRFSPGARTAWHAHAVGQTLCVTEGVGLVQSRGGAVTEIRPGDVIHTPPGEWHWHGAAPDRFMTHLAIWEAPGSGPESEWGDLVTDQEYGGR; encoded by the coding sequence TTGGAGATGCTGCCCAGGGAGCCGACCGTCAAGGGCCCGGCCGAGCGGTTCACCGGTGACGTCTGGTTCGACGTCATCGCCAAGGGCGAGGAGCCGTCGCGCATGCGGGTCAACACCGTCCGCTTCAGCCCCGGCGCCCGCACTGCCTGGCATGCCCACGCGGTCGGCCAGACCCTCTGCGTCACCGAGGGCGTCGGGCTGGTCCAGTCCCGCGGCGGCGCGGTCACCGAGATCCGCCCCGGCGACGTCATCCACACCCCGCCGGGGGAGTGGCACTGGCACGGCGCCGCCCCCGACCGGTTCATGACCCACCTCGCCATCTGGGAGGCGCCCGGCTCCGGTCCGGAGTCGGAGTGGGGCGACCTCGTCACCGATCAGGAGTACGGCGGCCGCTGA